In the genome of Zootoca vivipara chromosome 6, rZooViv1.1, whole genome shotgun sequence, the window TGTCTTCCTGCTTTAAATGACACACATTTGAATGGGGAAGTTCCTGACCTGGTTTTAGTGAACCACATTGAGACACCAGCAGCGCTTGTAGGTATGTGTGCCTTGCATCGTAGTAAAGAAGCAAACTATGGAGCAGGAATAAGGAACCATTTTattggagtgggggggagagatattaTTGTAGATTGCTTTCTGTCAAAAACCCAAAGGGGTTTCCATAATCATAACAAAATGATACCagtgaaatacattttaaacttaCAGGAATAAAATAAGCATCAATACGATTGAGACCAGGGCTAACGGTAATTGAAGCATGGCCTCCAAAAGTTTGTGAAAACACGGGGGACGTCAACATGCAACAGAATCCCATCAGCGCAGAGGGATTCAAAGGGCAACATTCTCatttgggcaaccttccaggggccgtgTGTGAGTGACATGGTGGCCAGGGGCAAAAAAATGGGTGTGGCAACAGATGTGACCCCTGTCTTTGTACAGGGGGTTGCATTCTGACTAAGGATGTtcacacacactttcacacacaccatgcaggcaagccagaggcattatcacagttgggcacattccagccaggcagaggcACTCCGGGAGGGTGCAGAATAGGACCGTGGAGAAGTATGGTCTGGGGAAAGTCGCATGGGCCAGATTAAAAGGCCTGGAGGGCTGTGTTTGTCCCGCATGCCAGATGTCCTCAACCCCTTGAAACTGGGCCATAACTGGCTGGCTCTCTCTTTTCTAGGGGAAGTAATTAATGAAAAAGATCGCTGTAAAAAATGTGAAGGGAAGAAGGTGATCAAAGAAGTGAAGATCCTTGAAGTCCATGTAGATAAAGGCATGAAGCACGGGCAGAGAATCACCTTTACTGGAGAGGCCGATCAAGCCCCCGGAGTGGAGCCAGGTGACATCGTTCTCCTGCTtcaggaaaaggagaatgaggtaaCTTGCTTCCTGAAATGCAAAGCTGTCTTTTTATTGCAGACCTTTGGAGCCTTTTGAATACTGAGGCTTGCGGCAGTTTATGGAGTGGTGGTGTAGTGGTGCTCCATTAAATGCATGGGTGATAATGGAGTTGAACTAGATAGCCATGAGCAAAAGGAAAATTGATGCTGGTGCTGTTCTGCCTGTGCTTGTGCAAGAGTGTGAGCAGTTCTTGTGTTTCGGCTTCTCAGGAGATATCGCAGCAACTCTTGCAAGAGCAGATCATCACCCCGAGAGTTAGAATCACCTTTTGCACTTGGTGTCTTGCCATATCGTGTAAAAACATACCTCCCATGGGCAGAAGAAACATGTATGCAGAAGGGCACTTTTTTGGATCtaacccaggggtggggaacctccagattcTGACCTTCCATATATTGTTGTAttctgtcagccccagccagcatgcccagcagTCAGGAGGGACACAGGCTTCCCCCAGTTTAACATGTGATAATTTGTGTGAACAAATTTGTTGACAGTAACAGAGAGAAAGATGGGGCTGTGGTGCCCCACTCAGTAGATTCAGCCAAGGGACCATGTGCCGCTTGGCCCCAACTATCAGCAGCCCAGTCTCTGTTCAAGCTGGTCATTTATATGAGCTACTACTGTGTGTGATtggtctcttctctctccccttctctttttccCTATGTGTCTAATCTTTTTTAGAAATGTAGGCCTGTGGGCAGGGCCTATCATGTTTTTAAATCTCTGTACGGCATTTGGTACATTCTAGGCACCTAATTGTTACCTAGCAATTAAAATAGGTATGTCTTTGTTGCTTGTTTCCATGCTTTACATATGCGCAACTAGGGAAAGATAATATAGCAAACCTGCTGCTCTTTTAAATACGCATTCTGGAAACCAGAGAAGCTAGCAATGGGCAACTCCTCATAATGGTCAGAGGCCATTTGAGACatggttgcttttgttttcatacctTTCCCAGTAAAATGTATTGCGGTGAACTCCTTGCTGTTGTGGCCTGAGCCATTCGAAATACAATTGGCTGCTATTcagaattaaacaaaaaacaattgaATGTTCAGAAGTAAAGCCTTTCAGCCCAAAGCTTTGTGTTTTTGCTCAAGTGTCTGGGCTGCATCCAGCTAAGTTGTGTTTTTAAGTATccccattgaaacaaatgaaaCTGGTCATAACTAAGTTGACTGAGTTCATTTTAATGAATCTTAAGTCAGATGGCCCCACTGAATTCTGTGAGTTGTCCTAGTCCTGGAgttgtacccccccccaaagttctaGTCTCAAAATTCATATATAGGAGTGTAGCCAGATGTAAATGTAAGATACTCCTGTATGTGATACCTTTTGTCTACCTGTGATATTTCAGTGTAACACAAAGCATACACACACTAGGAGTGTGCCCCAGGGAGGCATGCCTGGCACCATCTTTATCTATTTTTAGGTGACGGGCAAAGACTTGTCTTTGTACCCAGGCTTTTGGCCCTGAAATTTGAAGGGTTTCTCGTATTTGTgccctctttttctcctttttttagtAGGCCACGATCAGTAAAACATGTGTtttatttgtggtttttattgattttgttacAATAACTGTTTATATTGTGTTTTGGGTCACTTTTGTAAGCAACAAATACAATTAATGTCCTTTTAATCAGACGTCCCGTAAAGTTCAGAAGATTTTATTATTTCAATGAGATGGTGGCTAGGATTGTGACCTTCACCTGCCCTCTGCCTTGTCCAGGAGAAGAAATTGAGGTGGCAAGATGAGGGTGTACAAAATACAATGACATGCTttcaggttttgttttggttgGGCACAAGGACAGATTCAGCTCCCATGTCCTCTGAGTATCAATGCATATTCTCCAGCCATCTTCCCTCTGCTCCCCACTGCATCTTAAGCATATGTCCAAAATGCAAGAGTCGTGCACTTTCCAAACTTCTCAAGGGGTCTAGTGAGAAGTTCTTCTAGGAAACTGGCATGGGCTACATTGCAATAACTACACAAGTGACAGTCTGCATTTCTTACAAGGGTTGTGACTAACATGTAGGCTTTACATAAAAAGCTGTGTACCAGCATCTGTTGTGTTGACCCTTGTGCACTTCTGCGTGCCAGTTTTCCTGAGGATTTTGACATTGAACAGGTATCCGGGAACTGAGGAAGTAAAACGACTGAAGGGAACTAAAGCACACCTTACCACTGAACTTGAAATACCATGGAgagggttgcttttgttttttttgttatgGTAGCCCATCTGCTCATGCATTTGCCGCTAAacttctttccctcctttttcCAAGGTGTTCCAAAGAGATGGGAATGACTTGCACATGACGCACAAAATAGGACTTGTTGAAGCACTGTGTGgctttcagttcacatttaagcaCCTTGACGGACGTCAAATTGTGGTGAAATACCCTCCCGGAAAAGTAATTGAACCAGGTAAAAAAACctcatagggatgcgggtggcgctgtggtctaaaccacagagcctagggcttgccgattggaagcttggcggttcgaatccccacaacagggtgagctcccgttgcttggtcccagctcctgccaacctagcagttcgaaagcatgtcaaagagcaagtagataaatgggtaccgctccggcgggaaggtaaacggcgtttctgtgcgctgctctggtttcgccagaagcggcttagtcatgctggccacatgacccagaaaaactgtctgcggacaaatgccggctccctcggccagtaaagcgagatgagcgccgcaaccccagagtcgttcgcggctggacttaactgtcacgggtccctttacatttacatttataaAACCTCATGGGCTTTTGGAGCTGTTTGGAAGCCTGTTACCCTGCATTTTGCCTGTTTAATGCATTTGATTTTACACAGAGGGGAAAACTACAGGCTGCCTCTTAACAATTGCCTTTGTCCATTCCTGCAGGCTGTGTCCGTGTTGTTCGGGGAGAAGGAATGCCACAGTACCGCAATCCCTTTGAAAAGGGAGATCTTTATATAAAGTTTGATGTGCATTTTCCTGAAAACAACTGGATTAGCCCAGAAAAGCTTACAGTGAGTACCCCAGGATGTATCTCTAAATGCTCACCTCTTTTGCACACCAGCTGCAGAATATGTGGAAGTTGCACATCACCATAACATCTGATCAGTATAGGAAACAGTTTTATCCAGCTGTGTTCCTCTGCTTGGAGTAGACTCACTGGAGGTGAAATTGACTTATCTCCGTTAATTTCACtgggcctactcttgagtaggtcCAACATTGGCTGCTAGATTAGATGACACACCTGGTCTGATTCTACCATCATAGATGTGGTCTGATTCTACCATCATAGATTTAAGGATGGTGATTAAAAACACAAGCTCTTACACTGTGCTCTTTTCCCAGTACAATTGTTTATGTAAAAAGCCCAGATTATTTGTATATAAGTGGAGAAAAGGGTACTGACCAAGCCATGGCttgaaataaaacataaaaccaaaacaataaaaaataaaataaaagcagacatCAGTTAACCATTGTAGAAGGATTTCTTCTTAATTTtctgcataggcctggtggaatagGAAAGCTTTCAGCAGGTGTTCAAAAGTTGGTGCAGAAGGCGCCTGCTGGAACTTGTGTTCCTGCGAGTACTACATTTTTGCATCACTCTTCCTCCAATACTTTCTTTTTAGGAACTTGAAGATCTTCTGCCTGCCAGACCAGAAATCTCCAACATAATTAGTGATGCAGAGGAGGTAGAACTTCAAGAATTTGATACCACTCGTGGTTCAGGTGGCGGCCAGAGGCGTGAAGCTTACAACGATAGTTCTGATGACGAAAGCGGCCATCATGGACCTGGGGTGCAGTGTGCCCACCAGTAAAAGTtttgtctgggggtgggggaggggggaagttacacatggatttttcttttcaaattttgCCTGACTTGTTTCCAGCAATCCAGTTGGATTGTGTGAGCAATCCACACGAACCCGATGGACATCTGTTGCTATATGTGTAACTTTTAAATTGGTCCATAGTATCTACAGAGTGTATAATTTAAACTAACCACACAAAAAAGCTTTTTTTCTACTGTTATGTAGCAGAATAAAGGCACTTGAAAGGAAGATGAGATTCTCTCCTTTTCACCTGGGTTAAGTTTCAGTCCTTGTACTTGTGCTTGATTTTTACCAGTTTTTGTGTAGATTTTAagttctatattttaaaaattcaaattcTACATTGTAAAGTTTTTGTGTAAAACTTTGTCCCGAGGCTTGGTATTTGGCTGCACCTGCATAAGCTGCTACAATAGAATAAAGAATTTCATAGCCTGTATCTATCACTTTAGATGCATGGTAAGTTATTGGACTTGGCACACACTGGGGTTAGAACTGATGGGGAaccatggcagagagagagagagagacagagaaattaGAAGTGGTTGTCAAAGTTTTTTTACCATCTTGTGAAAGGTTTCTGAAACTAAATAAAAGCCGTTGGTGTATGATGATACTTCTTGTAACCTTTTTATTTCCAACTCCAGTATTAACCTCTTAAACTGAAGGCTCAAAATGGGTGGTTTTCCCTGCCAGCAATGACCCCTTGAGCTAGGTCTTGTCTGATctcgcgctcccccccccccccaaaaaaaaaccattagTCAAATACTAGCCACAATTTAAAGTATGTTAGTTTCCAATGGAGTTTAACATGGCTATTTGTTTAGCCACttctgactagggttgccagactcaatagaggacaggacttctgtgcctttaattgccctgctctcttttgagtctggaaaccttaaagagaaaccagcagaccctttgtttaatttccaagcaaagggtctgctggtttctctttaaggtttccagactcaaaagagagcagggcaattaaaggcacagaaggcctgtcctctattgagtctggcaaccctacttctgaCCCACTAACTTTCAAGTTAAAACATACCTTGCTCTCTGGATTAGGCCCTGCAAACCCTGTGTTTATTGCTTTGCTCCCTGATGATAGCTCTTACATTGGGGGTGGGTGGTCGTCCAGAGGTTGAACCTAGCTACTAGTCAGCGGTCagcagttgcagtccaacaattgGCAAGCCACCCATGGTTTAAATTGTAAGGCAGCCACAGCACTGACTTAGTTGCAAGAGACCTAGGACTACAAGCAGTAAAATCCTAATCCAAAAGCAGGACTTCACATGGAAATATCCCTGCTGCAAAACTTCCATTAAGTTCTTGGCAATCATCCAGGCTACACTGCTGGAATCTTTCTCCAGCCATTTTAGTTCAGCCAGACTGTTTTGAGACAGCCTTAACTTAATGCAGGGAGCAAGACAGCATCTTGCTGTTAGCTAGGAGCTTGCTGCGAGTTAGATCACTGGTCCAGGTGTAAAAACAAACTTACAATGCTGGATATCCTAAGGTCGGTGTTAAAGGTGACACTATAGACTCTAGAGCCATGCAAGATCATGCAAcgtgtgaagaaagtggatagagggaaGCTTTTGTCTCCATTGCTTTACACTGGAATTCAGTgacagccaatgaagctgaatggtggaagattcgggacagacaaaaggTGGTACCTCTAGCTGTTGGCGGCTTCACATGATGCTCCGCTGGCTggctctgatgggagttggagtctcaaCAGTGTCTGGAGGACCACACATGGGTCCCCATCCCTCATTTAAGTAGAACTTTCAGCAGATGGTGAGACAATACACTTTAGAAGGAAGCTCCACCGGCTTCCAGATAGGATCCTGGTCTCCAATTAAGCCCTGGTAATATATTTCTGAAACCATGTAGAATCAGACCACAGGAAAGTACCCTACCACCACATCTTCCAACTTGGTCTGGTGACATCTGGGCTTAAATATGCTTTGGATCAGGGCATTCCAATAGATGATGGATGCAGCCAATTCTATTTATATCTCAACTGGGACACAACAAACGTATAGCCCATGTACGGCACCCTTTTAGAGCTAGCCCCATTCACCCTGAAATAATGCCAGCAAGCCTCCATAGAGAAATAACAAGTTTAAtagtactttaaaataaaaaggcctATCTATTTAAACATAAGGAACCAAGGATATTTAGATCCAAGAATGAAAAAAGGTTGTTTATGGAGTCCATCAACTTCACTTAACCGTTGCTTTTCCGCAAAGGACTGTCAACTGGTtctaaggaagggggggggagaaagaaagcatGGACAGTTGATGGAGCTCTCCAAACATCCCTCTGAACCACCAAAACTCCAGTTTCTATGCAAGGAATGCCTTACACAGAAGTATTTCTGAGAACTACTTGCATGGATTTTTCAGACCCGAGAAGGAACAGTGCAGATTGGCACAGCTGACAACCATGTTACAATGAACCCTGCCAGTCCCCCTGTGGGGAGAAAGCCATTTCCAAGGTTTATTCTGCACACTTACCACAAGGCTGTGGATATGCTGGACGGTGTCCTCATTCAATAATTCCACGTTGACATTCTGGAGGTCTTCGCCAGCCGAGCAGAGAGTCTGAACAAGAGCAGAGAGTTGCTGTTTGCAAGCCGCATGAGTCATGCACGCGCACCATTACGCATGTTACTGCTTCATGCTGCATAGAGgaagtgggcagagaaaagttcctctccctcttccctaaCGCTAGAACTCATGGTTATCCAATatagctgaacgttggaagagtCAGGGCGTAGGACTTATTCATGGAGCAcagagttgaactatggaacactctcccacaGGAAGAAGCGATGGCCACCAAACTGGATGGTTAAAAAAGTTGATCAGACAAATTCGTGGCAGAGAGGGCtactggtggctactagccatgatggctatgctctgcctccacagctggaagcagcaaagAAAGGGGTTTGAGAGACGTCCTTAATTTTGGAATGTGTGTCTCAACCTGGATGCATTTATATTTGCAAATCAAAGATGCACAGCCCTCCTCGGCTGATACAGTACCTTTCCATCAGACAAAGGGATGTTGACAAAGGGAACTGAGCTTTCATGGGGCATCGACATACTCCGGAGCGTCACCGCCTGCATTCTCTCCGAGGCAGATGCACTTTTGGAGAGACCCCTTTGTGGAAATCTAGGCaccagaaaggggtggggaaggggggtggaggagagggaaggcggttcagaaaagaagaagagtttggatttgatatcctgcttcatcactacccgaaggagtctcaaagcggccaacattctcctttcccttcctcccccacaacaaacactctgtgaggtgaatggggctgagagacttcagagaagtgtgactagcccaaggtcacccagcagctgcatgtggaggagtggagatgcgaacccggttccccagattatgagtctaccgctcttaaccactacaccacactggcaaaacAACTTATCAAGGAGATGACGCAAGACCCCTATAAGGAGAGGGTCCAGACATTTGACGATGTTTGaggatgtttgtttttttaaaaaaagataagatAAGCCATGATAGAGGTGCTTGGAATTGCACACAGTGCATAGAAAGTAgacagaagtttttctccctctcataatacATTACAATTTAACaatatccaatgaaactgaatgttggaagatttgggacagaggaaaggaagtaccagctcaaacctcttcccacattgagcttctcaggtagactggaagggaacaaaggcttgattatcTAGTtcttcccaaggtgaggggaagggggcatagctaaacctggcaggacagcttacttgATTGTATTAACCTCTTCATGCATGCATTCGACTTAAGTAGGTTGGCTGTATGAGTCTTGATTATCCCACAATATTCATGtctttaaaaacagcatggcTTGCCTTTTAGAGCCCAATGAGATGCACTTGGAAGCAGACACCGGCCGCTCCCGCATCGAGGTCGATCGCTCAATGGTTCTCCCGTTTGGAGTGGCGTATGCAGACCTGATGGGACACAGGGGGCATTAAAAGCTCCATCGATTTCACACTTGCAGCCTCCCCCATCGAAATATGTAGAACTTGGTTTTTAGCTGCACAGCACCATAGTTTACTGGGCGTAAGATATGGCGTAGgaccatggtggtggtggggagaccatattttgaaggaaaaaattaacaaattcctatgccccacaaataacacaaagatgcattttaaataaaacgacacattctactcatgtaaaaacatgctgattcccagaccgtcaatgggccggatttagaaggtgattgggccagatccagcccccaggcctgagtttgcctacccatggcgaGTAGGGTCTCTTGTGCCATAGGCAGAGCTGCTCCTTTGAAAGCAGATGCACTTCGCTGCCTCACAAGAAAAGAACCAAGAGGAATGAATGTAGCAAGAATATATGGTTAGTCTTACCTGGACGGAGTCCCTTGTTTGCCCTTTACAGCAGAAGCCAAGGAAGCCAgagaatttgttttaaatgcctgCAGGAGAGTAAAGCAGCAAAACAGGGTGTATGAGCAACAAAGGTACTCCATGGAAAAACCAAAGTTGTTTAGCATTCCTAAAAGTCACCCGATTCTCCACTGTTTGGAATAGCGATCCAACTTTGCAGATTTATAGGCAATGGGATAATGAATAATGTGGGGCTTGTCTGCCTGTTTCCTGCCGCCAGCAAACAACCACTGCATACCACACAAAGCATTTCCCAGCTCACATGCACTACCTCAAACATAGAATGCTGCATAAGATCAGCATATACACCTTTTGTGCCCTGGTGCTAGTGTCAGAATTGAGGGGGGCAATGGATTTCAGGCAgagcctgccccacccccagcacctgTCGGGGTCTGATCTTGTCATGCACACAAAGTTCTCATGCTGACTTCTGTTGATTCTGACTTTACACAGAGAACCTTGGGGGAATGGACCCTTTTGCCAATCTTGGGAGCCACTGAACATTCAACCTCACCGGGATCACTCCATTTCCAGGGTTGCAGAGGCAAAGAACTCTCCAGGCCACACTGCTAAAGAGGGTAACTTTGAATCAGCAAAAAAGTGTAGCGTGTCTTACATataggacctgcaacaaaacagtGAGTGCGTTCCCATGCAGGTTTCCGGACGGCTGAGCCCTTtcccaggatattccattccattcccaacCTCAGTTTTGTTCCCAGGACACTCAGCGTTGCATGTGCATTCAGCATACTCAGTTTTCATTGCGCTATTCCAGGTTCTCCCTACACTCTTAGGGTTTCCCAatctcagtattattattatttgtacatcCATAAACCTCCAGGTTCCCCAGAGCACATAACATCTCCCTCTTGTGCATGGAGATGCTACAGAAGGATCCACACTTAAGAACATGAGCTTGCTATGAGCACATACAGGATCCTATTCCCCACTGACCTTCCGAGACAGTTTCCTGGCCGGGGCTCCActcccttcttcctctccctTGTATTCCACAATTGTCGTGACCTTAACTATAAGGGGCAATTTGGTCAAGGGTTATTATAGGCATCTTATGCATGCATCTTACATCAGTCTCTCCAAAGCTATGGCAGGATACTTTGGCTTGGATCAAACAGCATCAGGTTTTGCACACTCACGAactttcctcctcttctgtccCATGGGGAAGAAATAACACACCCAAGGGCCCATGAAAATAAAATGACTGCCCATAGCATAATGCCATTCCAGAAATCTATGATGTGACCACATCTGAAATTCCATGTACTGTactgttctggtcgcctcacctcaaaaaggatgtgGAGCAATccgactgcggggggggggggaatggcagcaCTGGGTTTTTTATTAGTTTAGGTAAAAGAGATGGAATGATAGAAGCTTATGAAATTAcgcgtggcatggagaaagcagataagGAAAAAAACTTGtctcctctcataacactagaagttgtggacatccaattaagctgaatgttggaagattcagaacagataaaagaaaggacttattcatgcagtgcatagttaaattaaGGAACTCaatcccacaggaggcagagaagtCAAGCAacatgaatggctttaaaagaggattggaggaggaggctattgagcctcatggagga includes:
- the DNAJA2 gene encoding dnaJ homolog subfamily A member 2; translation: MANVADTKLYDILGVPPGASDNELKKAYRKLAKEYHPDKNPNAGDKFKEISFAYEVLSNPEKRELYDRYGEQGLREGSGGGGGMDDIFSHIFGGGLFSFMGNQSRSRNGRRRGEDMMHPLKVSLEDLYNGKTTKLQLSKNVLCSSCNGQGGKSGAVQKCAACRGRGVRIMIRQLAPGMVQQMQSVCSDCNGEGEVINEKDRCKKCEGKKVIKEVKILEVHVDKGMKHGQRITFTGEADQAPGVEPGDIVLLLQEKENEVFQRDGNDLHMTHKIGLVEALCGFQFTFKHLDGRQIVVKYPPGKVIEPGCVRVVRGEGMPQYRNPFEKGDLYIKFDVHFPENNWISPEKLTELEDLLPARPEISNIISDAEEVELQEFDTTRGSGGGQRREAYNDSSDDESGHHGPGVQCAHQ
- the LOC118086937 gene encoding borealin-2-like, with amino-acid sequence MALRKHLNEAKKRSADSGVESDRSLSSKEQRDQRISLFLRDFQHQAKENLRDLKKELASLLQTAEKAFQVELLAMPVVMRKMRREDLIDLKEEEAAAATVIATAMADCRAADMPTPRLVRSNSKRVKVTTIVEYKGEEEGSGAPARKLSRKAFKTNSLASLASAVKGKQGTPSRSAYATPNGRTIERSTSMRERPVSASKCISLGSKRFPQRGLSKSASASERMQAVTLRSMSMPHESSVPFVNIPLSDGKTLCSAGEDLQNVNVELLNEDTVQHIHSLVNQLTVLCGKATVK